The region GGGGCCGACCCGCACCCTCTTCCTCGCCCTCTTCGTCGTCGCGTTCGGGTTCATCGGGGTGATCGCGCTGAGCGCCAGGTCCCCGTGGCCCGTCGTCGCCGCCGTGGCCGTCCCGCTGTCCGCCAGGCCGCTCGGACTGGTTCGCGAGGGCGCCCGCGGCCCCGCCCTGATCCAGGTCCTGGCAGGCACCGCCCGCGTCCAGCTCGTCTTCGCCGTCGCCCTCGCCATCGGGCTGGTGCTCGCCGGCCGGTAGGGTTCTGGCCCACCCATGGCCACCGAGCTGCACGTCGTCGAGATCCCGCTGGTCACCCGGTTCCGCCGGGTCGACCGGCGCCGGGCCGTGCTGGTCCGGGGGCCGGCGGGGTGGGGCGAGTTCAGCCCGTTCCCCGAGTACCCCCCGGCGGTCACCCGCTGGTGGTGGGCTGCGGCGCAGGAGGCGGCGACCGAGGGCTGGCCCGTGCCGGTCCGGGACGCCGTCGCGGTGAACACGACCGTCCCCGCCGTCGACCCCTCCACCGCCCACGCCATGGTCGCCGCCAGCGGCTGCGCCACCGCGAAGGTGAAGGTGGCCGAGCCGGGCCAGGCCCTCGCCGACGACATCGCCCGGGTCGAGGCCGTCCGCGACGCGCTCGGGCCGGACGGGCACGTCCGCGTGGACGCCAACGGGGCCTGGGACGTCGACGACGCGATCACCGCCCTGCGCGCCCTCGACACCGCGGCCGGGGGCCTGCAGTACGCCGAGCAGCCCTGCGCGACCCTCGAGGAGATGGCCGCCCTCCGCCGTCGGGTCGACGTCCGCCTCGCCGCCGACGAGTCGATCCGCACCGCCGAGGACCCCCTGCGGGTCGCAGGGCTCGAGGCCGCCGACGTCGTCGTCGTGAAGGTCCAGCCCCTCGGCGGCGTCCGGCGGGCCCTGCAGGTCGTCGAGGCGGCCGGCCTGCCCGCCGTGGTGTCCTCGGCCGTCGAGACCTCCGTCGGCCTCGCCGCCGGCCTCGCGCTCGCCGCCGCACTGCCCGAGCTGCCGTACGCCTGCGGCCTCGGCACGGCGACGCTGCTGGCCGGGGACGTCACCGACGACCCGCTCGCCCCGGTCGGCGGCCACCTCGCGGTCCGCCCGGTCACGCCCGACGTGCACCTGCTGCAGCGCTGGTCGGCCACCGACCCGGCCGCGGACCTCACCCGCTACGACGCCGCCGAGGCAGCCCACACCGCCGAGGCAGCCCGCGCCGCCACCACCGAGGTGCCCACGTGCTGAGCGCGACGGAGATCGGGACGGTCCTCGTCGACGCCCTCGTCCGGCAGGGCGTCACCGACGTGGTGATCTCGCCGGGGTCCCGCAGCGCGCCGATCGCCCTCGCGGCGGCGGCCGCCGTCCCGCGCCTGCACGTGCGGGTCGACGAGCGCAGCGCCGGGTTCCTGGCCCTCGGCCTCGCCCGCGGCAGCGGTCGCCCGGCCGCGGTCGTGTGCTCCTCGGGGACGGCCACCGCGAACTACCACCCGGCCGTCATCGAGGCCGATGCCGCCGGGGTCGCGCTGATCGTGCTCACCGCCGACCGGCCACCCGAGGCGAGGGGGACCGGGGCGAACCAGACCATCCGCCAGGTCGGGTTGTACGGCGACGCGGTGCGGTTCGCCGCCGACGTGGTCGAGCGCGGCGCGGACCGCGACGAGCGCGCCCTCCGCGGCCTGGTCGCGACCGCCGTCGACCACGCCGACGGGCTCCACCCCGGCCCGGTCCACCTCAACATCCCGCTGCGCGAGCCGCTGCTCGACCCCGACCGGCCGCCGCCGACCCTCCGCACCGGTCCGCCCGGCGCCGGCGAGGGCGCGTCCTGGGTCCGCGGCCTGCCGCCGCGACCGGTCGAGGAGCGGCCCGCCGGGATCCGCCCGGATGCCGTCCTCGACGGTCGCCCCGCGGTCCTCGTCGCCGGGGAGGGGGCGCTGGCCGGCCCGAGCCCGCTGCTGGCCGACACCGGACTGGACATCCCGGACGCGGACCGGATCCTCGCCGCCGCCGAGCGCCTCGGGCTGCCGGTGATCGCCGAGCCGACCAGCGGCCTGCGCCGGGGCACGGCCCTGCGGTGCGGGCACTGGCTGGCCGCGTCCGAGGCCTTCGTGGCGGCCATGCGCCCCCAGGTGGTCGTCCAGCTCGGCCGGCCGGTGCTGAGCCGGCCCACCAGCGCCCTCGTCGCCGGTGCCGAGGAGGTCGTGACGATCGATCCGTGGGACCGCGGCTGGGACCCCGGCCGCCACACCACCCACCTCGTCCGGCGCACCTTCGACGCCTGGACCGCGGACCTGCCCGATGCCGACGGCGCGGTCCTGTCCGCCTGGCGCGACGCCGACCGCCGGGCCGCCGCGGTGCTCGACGACGAGCTGGACCGCCACGCCGGCATGTCCGAGCTGGGCACCGCCCGCGACGTCGCCGCGGCCGTCCCCGCCGGCGGGCACCTCGTCGTCGCGTCGTCGCTGCCGGTCCGCCACCTGGACGAGGCGATGGTCCCGGCCCCGATCCACGTGGTCGGCAACCGCGGCGCGTCCGGCATCGACGGGTTCACCTCGACCGCGATCGGGGTCGCGCTCGGCGCCGGCGGGCCGACGGTCGCCCTGGCCGGCGACCTCTCGATCGTCCACGACCTCACCGGTCTCGTGATGGGGCCCGACGAGCCGCGCCCCTCCCTCCCCGTGGTCGTCCTCAACAACGACGGAGGAGGGATCTTCCACCTCCTGCCGTACGGCGAGGCGCTCGACGAGGTCACCTTCCGCCGGCTCTTCGCGACCCCGCACGGCGTCAGCCTGCACGGGCTCGCGATGACCGTCGGGGTCGGCTACACCCACGTCGACGACCCGGCCGAGCTGGGCCAGGTGCTCGCCGACGCCTGGGCGACCCCCGACGTCACCCTGGTGGAGGTGCGGACCGACACGCCGGCCGAGACCGCCAGGTACCACCGCACCCGGCGGGCGATCGCCGCCGCCGTCGACCCCCGGGGGCGCTAGCCGGCTGGGGTGGCGGGGTCGTCCGGCCGGGGCTCCGCGGGCCTCAGGACTCCCAGCGCTCGTCCTCGGCCTCCCAGGCCTCCTCCCGGGCGTCCCGGCGGGCCTTCCAGTCACGTGCGGCGTCGGCGGTCGGGTACGGCCCCAGCCGGTCCTGGGCCCGGCAGGTCGACCCCTGCTCGACGGTCTCGTGGGTAAGGCACCACCACCAACCGCCGTCCCGTGCGCCCTCACCCGTGTGCGTGTCCATGGGGGCCCATCCTCGCGTACGATCAGCGGTGCAGCACCGAACAGCTGAGAGGTGACGTGCGTTGAGCATCCACACCTGCACCCGCTGCCCGTTGCGGTTCACGAACCGCGCAGAGCTCGCGGACCACATGGAGCACGACCACCACGTGCCCCACGCGCTCCTCGAGCAGATGGCCTACCCCGGGGTCCACGCCGCCGAGCCGCTGTACCGGTCGCTGGCCGGCGACGACGGCGTGCAGACGATCCTGCTGCTCGCCAACCAGGGCATCGGGTCCGACGCCCTGCGCGAGGTGATGGCGGATCGGGTGGCGTCCCACGACCGGGTCGCGGTGTTCGTCGTCGTCCCGGCCACCCCGTCGGCCCACCTGGCCAGCGCCCCCGGCGGCGGGAGGCTCGCGTCGCCTGACCGCGGGCTCAGGGACCGGACGGACGACGTCGGGGTCGCCCAGGCGCGGTTCCGGCTGCGCACGGCGATCGAGATCCTGCGGGACCTCGGCATCGCCGCCCACGGGCGCGTCGCCGACCCCAACCCGGTCGTCGCCGCCTCCCGGGCCATCGCGGACGAGCCGATCGACGAGATCGTGCTGACGACCCTCAGCCCCGACATGTCCCAGTGGCTCCACGCGGACCTGCCGGCGCTCCTGGCCCGCCGCTTCGAGCTGCCGGTGCACACGATCACCGCGGAGACCTCCCACACCTGACGCGGTCGTCCCCGACGGGCCGGCCGCCACCTTCAGGCGGCCAGCACCGACTGCATGGCCTGCAGCTTGAGCCGCGTCTCCTCGAGCTCGTCGTCGGGCAGGCTGTCGGCGACGATCCCGCAGCCGGCGAACAGCCTGGCGCGGTTGCCGTCGAGCTGCGCGCACCGCAGGGCGATCCCGAAGGTCCCGTCGCCCGACCCCGTGACCACCCCGATCGGGGCGGCGTAGCGGGCCCGGTCCATCTGCTCGAGGGGGCGGATGTCGGCGACCGCGACGTCGCGCGGCGTGCCGCCGACCGCCGCGGTCGGGTGCATCGCCCCGACCAGCTCGAGGACGTGGTGGTCCGCGTCCAGCAGGCCGGTGACGCGGGTGGCGAGGTGCTGGAGGTTGTCCAGGCGGAGCAGCCACGGCTCGGCGTCGGCGTGCAGCTCGACGCAGGAGGGGGCCAGCGCGGCGAGCGCGGAGTCCCGCGCGAACGCGTGCTCGGCCTGGTCCTTCGCGCTCGCGAGCAGCGCCCGGCCGCTCGCGGGGTCCGGCGCGGCGGTGCCGGCCAGCACCACCGAGGTCACGCGCCGGCCGTCGCGGCGCAGCAGCAGCTCGGGGGTGGAGCCGACGAACCGCTCGTGGAGGAAGGTCATGCAGCTCGGGAAGCGCCGCGCGAGCCGGGCCGCCAGGCCGATCGGGTCGAGCTCGTCGGCCGCCCACACCTGCAGGTCGCGCGCGAGGACGATCTTCTCGTACGCCCCCGCCCGGATCCGCGTCGTGGCGGTGGCGACGGCCTCCATCCAGGCGACCTCGTCGACCGACGAGCCGGCGTAGCGGATCCTGCCGTCGACCCGGCCGAGGTCCGGCGGCGGGGCGCTGTCGGTGCGCACCGCGTGGACCTCCTCGGGGACGACCAGAGCGCTGCCCGGCGACCCGTCGAAGGTGAAGGCGGCGAAGGCGACGTCGTCGGGCGCCAGGGCCTCTGACGCCCACGCCGCGGCGTCGGCGAACCGCGTCGGACCCGACGGGGTGAAGCGGTCCCGCACCCCGTTCCCGACCCAGCCGGCCCCCTCGGTCGTGAAGGCGTACCCGTCGGGGTCGCGCAGCGCGCCGACGGTCACGTCGACACCTCACCCTCCGCCGCCGCGTCCGCCTCGATCCGCTCGCGGGCGGCCTGCAGCAGGCGGCGGCGGAAGGTGTGGGCGATGATGTCGGTGGCGGCGGGCAGCATCGTCTGGAGGGCGGCGACCATCTCCGCGGCCGCCCGCTCCTCGTCGGGCTCCCGCGCCCGGATCGGATCGCGCACGAACCGGGCGAACAGGTCGACGGCCTGCTCGGCGATCCCCCCGATCGCCGCGTCGTGCTCGCGGGCGAGGGCGAGGAGCTCGCTGATGGGCACCCCGGAGTCGAGGAGCGCCTGCCCCGCGCGGACCGCCTCGGCGTCGGCTGGGGTGTAGGGCGCCTCGTCGGACTCCGGGCCGATCAGGATGCCCTGTCGGGCGACCGCGGCCAGGACGGTCTCCGACACGCCCGTGTGGGCGCTCAGCTCCGGCAGGGTCATCGCGGCGGGCACCTCCGGGGCGGTCTCGTCGCGCGCCACGATCGCGGCGGCCAGCGCCTCCTCCCCCGCGTCGAGCTGGCCGGCGAGCACCCGGGCGATCATCGCGAGGGTGAAGCCCTGGTCCTTCAGCTCGCGGATCCGCCGCAGCGTCGACAGGTGCCCGTCGTCGTACCAGGCCGCCCGCCCCTCCCGCTCGGGCGCCGGCAGCAGGTCGATGGCCTGGTAGTAGCGGATGGTGTCCACGCTGACGTCGGCGACGTCAGCGAGCTCCTCGACGCGGTATCGCCCCGACCCACGGTAGGAGCGGGCACTCGAACCGTCCGAGCGGCCGCTCGGACGGTCAGATCGCGGTGGCGAGGTACCAGGCGACCGCGAGCAGCACGGCCACGAACGCCGTCGCGGCGAGCCGGATCGTCCACGACCGGGGCGGTTCGACGTCCGGCACCTCCGACCGGGCGGGGGTCGGGTCCGTCGCCACGTCGACGGTCGGCGTCGGCTCGTGTCGACCTGGCCGGGGGATCGCGACGTCGAGCACCGACACCGCCGAGGGGGTCAGGTCCGCCACCGCCACCGCTGCCGGCTGGGGGTGGGCGTCCTCGATCCCGGCATCGAGCGCGGAGGCGATCGGGCCCACGGCCGACGGCGCGTCTAGGGGACGGCGCAGCCGCTCGGGGATCCGCAGGGGGAGGGGGTCGGCGTCCGCCGGCGGGGTCGTCCCATCGGCGGGCACCTCGGGTACCGGGTCCATGACCGGGAGCGCCTCGGCGGGGGCGAGGGGAGGGGGTGCGGCGCGCGTCGAGAAGCCGATCCTGGGCTCGGTCCAGCTGGCGATGACGTCCGCCTCCTCGGCGTCGCTGCCCTGGGGATATCTGCCCTCGGCCTCCCCTCCCGCGGCACCCCGACCGCGCCGCTCCTCGCGGTGGCGGCGGCGTGCGGCTGCCTCGTCGGGCGGGATCGCCTGGTGGCCGAGGGCGCAGCGCCCCTCGGCGTCGACGGTGACGGTCCGCCCGCACATGTCGCAGCGGTCCCCCTGGTGGTCGCCCGGAACCCGTCCTCGCCGGGCGCTGCGACGCCGTCGTCCGCTCCTGTGTCCGAGGTGCTCAGCCATCGTGCGTAGACTCCAACGTTCGGTGCCGTCTGTCCTCTACTCCGCGTCCGTCGTCTGCCCGATGTCCGGACCGCCGCTCGCCGACGGCGCCGTCCTGGTGACCGACGGGGTGATCATGGCCCTCGGGACCCGGTCGGACCTACGACCCTCCGCGGACCGAGAGCACCACGTCGACGGCGTCCTGCTGCCCGGGTTGGTCGACGGGCACACCGTCCTCGAGCACTCCGACGTCCGCGAGATCGCCCGGCCCGGCCCGTTCCACGTGTGGCTGCGCGCCGTCCTCGGCTACACCAGCGGGTGGGATGCGGAGCGGTGGACGCGCTCGGCGCACCGCGGGGTCCAGGACGCGCTCCGCCACGGCGTCACGGCCGTCGTCGACTCGGTCCTCCGCGGCCCCGGGGTCCCCGCCGCCAGCCGCGCCGGCCTGGCGGGTCACTCCCTGGTCCAGGTGATGCTTGTCGACGCCGACCAGCACGACGACGTCCTCGCCGCCGTGGCCACGTCCCTCGACCGGCCCGCCCCCGGGCGCACCGTCGGGGTGGCCCCCCACTCGCCCTACACCCTGGGCACGGGCGTGCTGCAGGCCCTCGGGGCGCTCGCCGCCGCGCGGGGACGGCCCCTCCAGATCCGCGCGGCGGAGTCCAACGCCGAGATCGCGGCACTGCGCACCGGCGACGGCCCGCTGGTCGACCTCGTCGCCGACGTCGGGCTCGACGTCGAGTGGGCCGACGGCGGCACCGGCCGGGGCGCCATCGGCTACCTCGAGTCCCTCGGGCTGCTGCGGCCCGGCACCACGATCGCCCACGGCGTCTGGGTCGACCTCGCCGAGGCGCGGTCGCTGGCGGCGAACGGCGTCGGCGTCGTCTGCTGCCCCCGCGCGAACGGGATGCTCGGGGTCGGCGACGCACCGCTGGAGCGGTTCGCCGACGCCGGCGTGCCCCTGGCGCTCGGCACCGGCAGCGCCGCCGCGGCGGGCGACGCCGACCTGCTGGCCGAGGCCGCGGCCTGGGTGGAGGTCGCCCGCCGCCGTGACCTGTTCTTCTGGCCGTCCGCCGCCGGGCCGATCCAGCTCGAGGAGGCCGCGATCCGCCTCGCCACCGTCGACGGCGCGCGAGCGGTGGGCCTCGGCGACGTCGCGGGCGTGCTCGAGCCCGGCCGTCGGGCCGACCTCCTGGGCGTGTCGCTCGACACCGGTGTGGACACCGTGTACGCGGACCTGATCCGACGCGGCACCGGCCGGCAGGTGCTGACCGTCCTCGGCGGCCTCCGCAAGTCCCGCCGGGCCGACGCCGACCAGCCGTGGCCCGCCCTCGAGGAGTGGAAGGACGACCTGTGAGCACGAGCCCGCGAGTGGTCAGAGGACAGGCCGGACCTGTCTCTCAGATCTGGGAGTTGACGCCGTCGGCGGAGGTGGGGCTCAGATCTGAGGGTGGACAGGCCGGACCTGTCTCTCAGATCTGGGAGTTCACCCCGCCGGCGGAGGCACTGCTCAGATCTGAGGGTGGCCAGGCCGCAGGGCACCCCCGGCGAGCCAGCGAGGGGGGTGGGCGGTGAGCCTGCCCGACCCGCGCCCCACGAGTGACAAGGACGCCGCCCTCGTCCAGGGGATGTTCGACCGGGTCGCCGCCCGCTACGACCTCGGGAACGCGGTCCTCAGCTTCGGCTCGGACCAGCACTGGCGCCGCTGCGCGGTCCGCGCCCTCGACCTGCGCCCCGGCGAGCGGGTCCTCGACGTCGCGACGGGGACCGGCCGGTTGGCCCGCGAGGTCCAGGCGACCGGCGCGGTGCCGGTGGCGCTGGACTTCTCATGGAACATGCTCGCCGTCGGCGCGGCTGCCGAGCGGCGTTCCGGTGACCGGCGCCTCGACTGGGTCAACGGGGACGGGACGCGCCTGCCCTTCGCCGACGACACCTTCGACGCCGCCACGATCGGCTTCGGCCTGCGGAACCTGCCCGATCCCCGGGCCGGGCTGGCCGAGTTCGCCCGGGTCGTGCGGCCCGGAGGTCGCGTCGTCGTCCTCGAGTTCTCCACCCCCACCAACCGGCTGCTGCGGACCGTGTACGCCGACTACCTCGTCGGCGCGCTGCCGCGCATCGCCGACTGGGTGACGTCGGACCCCGCCGCCTACCGCTACCTGGCCGAATCGATCCTCGCCTGGCCCGACCAGGCCGGTCTGGCCGCCTGGATGGCGGACGCGGGGCTGGTCCGACCGCGGTGGCAGGACCTCACCGGCGGCATCGTGGCGG is a window of Euzebya sp. DNA encoding:
- a CDS encoding o-succinylbenzoate synthase; its protein translation is MATELHVVEIPLVTRFRRVDRRRAVLVRGPAGWGEFSPFPEYPPAVTRWWWAAAQEAATEGWPVPVRDAVAVNTTVPAVDPSTAHAMVAASGCATAKVKVAEPGQALADDIARVEAVRDALGPDGHVRVDANGAWDVDDAITALRALDTAAGGLQYAEQPCATLEEMAALRRRVDVRLAADESIRTAEDPLRVAGLEAADVVVVKVQPLGGVRRALQVVEAAGLPAVVSSAVETSVGLAAGLALAAALPELPYACGLGTATLLAGDVTDDPLAPVGGHLAVRPVTPDVHLLQRWSATDPAADLTRYDAAEAAHTAEAARAATTEVPTC
- the menD gene encoding 2-succinyl-5-enolpyruvyl-6-hydroxy-3-cyclohexene-1-carboxylic-acid synthase, with translation MLSATEIGTVLVDALVRQGVTDVVISPGSRSAPIALAAAAAVPRLHVRVDERSAGFLALGLARGSGRPAAVVCSSGTATANYHPAVIEADAAGVALIVLTADRPPEARGTGANQTIRQVGLYGDAVRFAADVVERGADRDERALRGLVATAVDHADGLHPGPVHLNIPLREPLLDPDRPPPTLRTGPPGAGEGASWVRGLPPRPVEERPAGIRPDAVLDGRPAVLVAGEGALAGPSPLLADTGLDIPDADRILAAAERLGLPVIAEPTSGLRRGTALRCGHWLAASEAFVAAMRPQVVVQLGRPVLSRPTSALVAGAEEVVTIDPWDRGWDPGRHTTHLVRRTFDAWTADLPDADGAVLSAWRDADRRAAAVLDDELDRHAGMSELGTARDVAAAVPAGGHLVVASSLPVRHLDEAMVPAPIHVVGNRGASGIDGFTSTAIGVALGAGGPTVALAGDLSIVHDLTGLVMGPDEPRPSLPVVVLNNDGGGIFHLLPYGEALDEVTFRRLFATPHGVSLHGLAMTVGVGYTHVDDPAELGQVLADAWATPDVTLVEVRTDTPAETARYHRTRRAIAAAVDPRGR
- a CDS encoding isochorismate synthase MenF produces the protein MTVGALRDPDGYAFTTEGAGWVGNGVRDRFTPSGPTRFADAAAWASEALAPDDVAFAAFTFDGSPGSALVVPEEVHAVRTDSAPPPDLGRVDGRIRYAGSSVDEVAWMEAVATATTRIRAGAYEKIVLARDLQVWAADELDPIGLAARLARRFPSCMTFLHERFVGSTPELLLRRDGRRVTSVVLAGTAAPDPASGRALLASAKDQAEHAFARDSALAALAPSCVELHADAEPWLLRLDNLQHLATRVTGLLDADHHVLELVGAMHPTAAVGGTPRDVAVADIRPLEQMDRARYAAPIGVVTGSGDGTFGIALRCAQLDGNRARLFAGCGIVADSLPDDELEETRLKLQAMQSVLAA
- a CDS encoding amidohydrolase family protein translates to MPSVLYSASVVCPMSGPPLADGAVLVTDGVIMALGTRSDLRPSADREHHVDGVLLPGLVDGHTVLEHSDVREIARPGPFHVWLRAVLGYTSGWDAERWTRSAHRGVQDALRHGVTAVVDSVLRGPGVPAASRAGLAGHSLVQVMLVDADQHDDVLAAVATSLDRPAPGRTVGVAPHSPYTLGTGVLQALGALAAARGRPLQIRAAESNAEIAALRTGDGPLVDLVADVGLDVEWADGGTGRGAIGYLESLGLLRPGTTIAHGVWVDLAEARSLAANGVGVVCCPRANGMLGVGDAPLERFADAGVPLALGTGSAAAAGDADLLAEAAAWVEVARRRDLFFWPSAAGPIQLEEAAIRLATVDGARAVGLGDVAGVLEPGRRADLLGVSLDTGVDTVYADLIRRGTGRQVLTVLGGLRKSRRADADQPWPALEEWKDDL
- a CDS encoding ubiquinone/menaquinone biosynthesis methyltransferase, yielding MPDPRPTSDKDAALVQGMFDRVAARYDLGNAVLSFGSDQHWRRCAVRALDLRPGERVLDVATGTGRLAREVQATGAVPVALDFSWNMLAVGAAAERRSGDRRLDWVNGDGTRLPFADDTFDAATIGFGLRNLPDPRAGLAEFARVVRPGGRVVVLEFSTPTNRLLRTVYADYLVGALPRIADWVTSDPAAYRYLAESILAWPDQAGLAAWMADAGLVRPRWQDLTGGIVAVHHARTPA